The DNA sequence GTATAGAACGGCGAGGTGCCGGGCTGGGCGCCGACGAGGCCGTCAGCGAATGCGCCAAAGCTCTTGCCGTCGTTGAACCGTGTCTCATCACTACGCACCAGCATGAACTGCTGCGAACGCATGTAAGGGTCGGAGAAGTCGACCTTCTCCTTGCGGTCGTCCTTGATGGTGATGCCGGTCATGCCGATCTGATACTGGCCGTCATGCACCGCCTGGATCATCGCATCCCAGCTGGTGTTCTGGTATTCGACCTTGAAATTCAACCGCTTGGCGATCTCATTCATGGCGTCGTATTCCCAGCCCTTGGCTTCGCCCGACTTCGGATCGACGAACTGTAGCGGCGGGTAGGCGTTCTCCGTGACGACGACAACCGTCTTGCCACCGAGATCAGGCAGGTCGCTGGCAACGGCCGGTGCAGAAAATGCGAAAGGAACGGCAAGTGCGGCTGCGATGCCCGCAAGCACATGGCGACGGATTGTCATTGGAGGGCTCCCGAAAATTGTGGCAGCGGAAAATGTCACAAATTCAGACGGAAAGACAAGCGGATAGTACCAAAAAAGAAAGGCGGCCGAGGCCGCCTTTCCAACATTCCGAGAGGAATGAAAACTTATTCTGCTGCGGCTTCCGCTGCTGCCTTTGCTTCGGCGGCTTCGGCTGCTGCCTTCTCGGCGGCGAGAGCCTGAGCTGCTGCAACCTTTTCAGCCTCGATGCGTGCCTTTTCCTCGGCGATCGCCTGACGCTCGGCTTCGTTCAGCTTGCGGGCGCGCGTGCCGGTGTTCTCGACGATACGAGCCGACTTACCGCGACGATCGCGCAGGTAGTAGAGCTTGGCGCGACGGACCTTACCGCGGCGAACCACTTCGACGCTCTCGACGAGCGGCGAGTAAACCGGGAATACGCGCTCGACGCCTTCGCCGTAGGAGATCTTGCGAACGGTGAAGCTTTCGTTGATGCCGCCGCCCGAACGAGCGATGCAGACGCCTTCATAGGCCTGAACGCGGGTACGGTTGCCTTCGACAACGCGGACGTTGACGCGCAGCGTGTCGCCGGCGGAGAATTCGGGAAGGGTGCGCTTGGCGGCGATCTTGGCGGCCTGTTCGGCTTCCAGCTGCTGGATGATGTTCATCGGTCTAACCTTTCAAGTTCTTCTGAAACAGCCAGAGCGCTCTCGGTGAACCTGTCGGGCTTGCCTTCAGGTCTTGCCGGAAACCGGCAGGAGCGGATTCGCCATTCTTTGTTTTGGTCGACGGGCAAAGAACCCGAACCGGGGCGGCACATACACCAATCGTCCCGCCTTGTCATCCCCGGAAGCCATATTTTCTCGGCGATCCGCGGCAAGAAACGCCTTTCTATCAGAAATTCCGGATGGATGCTTGCTCGATTGTCCGAACGGACGGGCTTGCGGCTATCCCTGCCACCGGTTATCCCGAGCATGGAGGGTCGGGGGAGACCATGCATATCTTCGAAGTGCTCATGCTGTTTGCGGCCGGCTTCCTGTCCGGCGTCGTCAATGCCATCGCCGGCGGCGGAACGTTCCTGACCTTCGGGGCGATGACGCTTGGCGGCCTGTCGCCGATCGTCGCCAACGCGACCTCGTCGATCATCCAGTTCCCGGGCTACATCACCTCGGCGCTTGCCTATGCCAAGGAGATTCGCGCCGACAAGCGCTATGCCATCCTGCTCGGTGTGATCTCGGCGCTTGGCGGTCTTGCCGGCGCACTGCTCTTGATCTCGCTTTCCAACGCCTCCTTCCGCGCGCTGGTGCCCTGGCTGCTGCTTGCGGCAACTGCGATTTTCGCGGCCGGGCCGCTCTTGAAGCCCAAGGCGCGCGTCGACGAGCATGCGATCAACCCGGCCGGCATCGGCGCCCAGTTCGTCACGTCAATTTATGGCGGCTTCTTCGGCGCCGGCATGGGCATCATGATGCTGGCCGTGCTTGGCCTTGCGACCGGCGGCGGCTACCATCGGCTGAACGCGCTCAAGAACTTCATCTCGATCGTGATAGCGGCGATCGCCATCGTCGTCTTTGCTGCCGGTGGTGTCGTCTCCTGGCTGCATGCGGCGATCATGGTGCCGGGCGCTGCGCTTGGCGGCTACAGCGGCGTCTGGGCGGCGAGACGCGTACCACAGGCGGTCATCCGCGCGCTTGTGGTCGCCGTCGGCCTGCTGCTTGCCGCCTATTACTTCTTTACCGGCTGATCGAGAAGATCGGGCCTGCGCTCGGCGGTCAGGCGCCGCGCCTCCGCCTCGCGCCACTTGGCAATCGCGCCGTGGTTGCCCGAGGTCAGCACCGCCGGGATCTCGCGCCCTTCGAAGACCTGCGGCCGGGTATAGTGCGGATGCTCGAGCAGGCCGCCTTCGAAGCTTTCATGCACGCCCGAAAGCTCGTTGCCCATGACACCCGGCAGGATGCGCACGACGGCATCGAGCAGCGTGAGGGCCGCCGGCTCGCCGCCGGAAAGAATATAGTCGCCTATGGAAACCTCTTCGAGGCCGCGCGCATCGATCACGCGCTGGTCGACGCCTTCGAACCGTCCGCAGACGATGACGACGCCAGGCCCGGACGCGAGTTCACGTACCCGCTCTTGCGTCAGCGGTCGGCCGCGCGGGCTCATCAGCAATCTTGGCCGATCGTCATCTTCAGAGACACGATCGATCGCCCGGGCAAGCACGTCGGGTTTCAGCACCATGCCGGCACCGCCGCCGGCAGGCGTATCGTCGACAGTGCGGTGCTTGTCCTCGGCGAAATCGCGGATCTGCACCGCCTCGATCGACCATTGGCCGCGCTCCAGCGCCTTGCCCGAAAGGGAAACGCCGAGATGGCCCGGAAACATTTCGGGATAGAGCGTCAGAACAGTTGCGCGAAACGTCATCGCCGCGTCGCTCACTTGCGTTTTGCGGAAAACGGATTGCCCGAATCCTGGTCCTTGTCGTCG is a window from the Ensifer adhaerens genome containing:
- a CDS encoding sulfite exporter TauE/SafE family protein, whose translation is MHIFEVLMLFAAGFLSGVVNAIAGGGTFLTFGAMTLGGLSPIVANATSSIIQFPGYITSALAYAKEIRADKRYAILLGVISALGGLAGALLLISLSNASFRALVPWLLLAATAIFAAGPLLKPKARVDEHAINPAGIGAQFVTSIYGGFFGAGMGIMMLAVLGLATGGGYHRLNALKNFISIVIAAIAIVVFAAGGVVSWLHAAIMVPGAALGGYSGVWAARRVPQAVIRALVVAVGLLLAAYYFFTG
- the rplS gene encoding 50S ribosomal protein L19 encodes the protein MNIIQQLEAEQAAKIAAKRTLPEFSAGDTLRVNVRVVEGNRTRVQAYEGVCIARSGGGINESFTVRKISYGEGVERVFPVYSPLVESVEVVRRGKVRRAKLYYLRDRRGKSARIVENTGTRARKLNEAERQAIAEEKARIEAEKVAAAQALAAEKAAAEAAEAKAAAEAAAE
- the trmD gene encoding tRNA (guanosine(37)-N1)-methyltransferase TrmD gives rise to the protein MTFRATVLTLYPEMFPGHLGVSLSGKALERGQWSIEAVQIRDFAEDKHRTVDDTPAGGGAGMVLKPDVLARAIDRVSEDDDRPRLLMSPRGRPLTQERVRELASGPGVVIVCGRFEGVDQRVIDARGLEEVSIGDYILSGGEPAALTLLDAVVRILPGVMGNELSGVHESFEGGLLEHPHYTRPQVFEGREIPAVLTSGNHGAIAKWREAEARRLTAERRPDLLDQPVKK
- a CDS encoding basic amino acid ABC transporter substrate-binding protein; this translates as MTIRRHVLAGIAAALAVPFAFSAPAVASDLPDLGGKTVVVVTENAYPPLQFVDPKSGEAKGWEYDAMNEIAKRLNFKVEYQNTSWDAMIQAVHDGQYQIGMTGITIKDDRKEKVDFSDPYMRSQQFMLVRSDETRFNDGKSFGAFADGLVGAQPGTSPFYTAVYEMLDGNEQNPRIKLFETFGATVQALKAGDVDVVLTDSVAAKGYVDSSEGKLKVVGGPLGTEDFGFIFPKGSDLVAPINAAIKALKADGTFDALDKKWFLEYKMGG